Proteins encoded in a region of the Sulfurimonas marina genome:
- a CDS encoding hybrid sensor histidine kinase/response regulator, which yields MNLEEVSILLVEDEDSSREMLKHFLEQLDFAEVYTAKDGKEGYECFLNYQPDLILTDLSMPFMDGLAMSEKIKSITSHVPILLITTRFEKEITERAVDIGIEGYLFKPISFDRLEKLLYKYAHRVLLERSLTNKMKLLNEYKRAIDVSSAVTKTDTNGVITYVNDAFCKMLGYTREELVGHKHNLVKHPDTPAGTYKELWETITQKKVWKGRIKNRKKNGKTSYEYSIIVPILNEDNEIVEFIALRQDITDLFYQEEYLKRRIQEEVNKNLLETKFSTIGRMAAGITHEINTPLTYIRGNLEMMIQDIQSIDNEVKQKEYLLEDSKTLLEGVHRIASIVESMREMASQKQEVPQPTNVYSSLITALTLAYNKAKQISEIHIQNEIFKIGMDKEKFKYIANVQKQRIEQVLVIIINNALDSLKKVDDFSKRLLEITIERENEFIVVRIQDNGGGIDEKILPKIFDPFESNKEEGGMGIGLNVAKRIIDDHNGKIIPTNHENGALFEVYLPNEGTPLVCSVE from the coding sequence ATGAACTTAGAAGAGGTATCGATACTCCTGGTTGAAGATGAAGACAGCTCAAGAGAGATGCTTAAACACTTTCTTGAACAACTTGATTTTGCCGAAGTATATACAGCTAAAGACGGTAAAGAAGGGTATGAATGTTTTTTAAACTATCAACCTGATCTGATTTTAACAGACTTAAGCATGCCTTTTATGGATGGTCTTGCTATGTCTGAGAAGATAAAATCTATCACTTCACATGTCCCTATTCTCCTAATCACTACCCGCTTTGAAAAAGAGATTACTGAAAGAGCTGTTGATATCGGAATAGAGGGTTATCTCTTTAAACCTATCAGCTTCGATCGTCTTGAAAAACTTCTGTACAAATATGCACATAGAGTTTTACTCGAACGTAGCCTTACAAATAAAATGAAGCTCTTAAATGAGTACAAACGTGCCATAGATGTAAGTTCTGCTGTTACAAAAACAGATACCAACGGTGTCATCACCTATGTCAATGATGCCTTTTGCAAGATGTTAGGTTATACAAGAGAAGAGCTTGTAGGGCATAAACACAATCTGGTAAAACACCCCGATACTCCAGCAGGTACATATAAAGAGTTATGGGAAACAATCACACAGAAAAAAGTTTGGAAAGGGAGAATAAAAAACCGTAAGAAAAACGGTAAAACCTCCTATGAATATTCAATCATCGTACCTATTCTCAATGAGGATAATGAGATCGTAGAGTTTATAGCACTCCGTCAAGATATTACAGATCTCTTCTATCAAGAGGAGTACCTAAAACGCCGTATCCAAGAAGAGGTAAATAAAAATCTTTTGGAAACAAAATTCTCCACTATCGGTAGAATGGCAGCGGGGATCACTCACGAGATCAACACACCCTTAACATATATTCGGGGAAACCTAGAGATGATGATCCAAGATATTCAAAGTATCGATAATGAAGTGAAACAAAAAGAGTATCTTCTTGAAGACAGTAAAACACTTCTTGAAGGGGTTCACCGTATTGCCAGTATAGTAGAATCTATGAGGGAGATGGCTTCACAAAAACAAGAAGTACCCCAGCCTACAAATGTATATTCCTCTTTAATTACTGCACTAACACTCGCTTACAATAAAGCAAAGCAGATCTCTGAGATACATATACAAAATGAGATCTTTAAAATCGGTATGGATAAAGAGAAATTCAAATATATCGCAAATGTTCAAAAACAGAGAATTGAACAGGTTTTAGTGATTATTATCAACAATGCCCTTGACTCACTTAAAAAGGTTGACGACTTTAGCAAAAGACTATTAGAGATAACGATAGAGAGAGAAAACGAGTTTATCGTTGTTCGAATTCAGGACAATGGAGGGGGTATCGATGAAAAAATATTACCTAAAATCTTCGATCCTTTTGAAAGTAATAAGGAGGAAGGCGGCATGGGAATCGGTCTTAATGTAGCAAAACGGATCATAGACGATCATAACGGAAAAATAATCCCTACAAATCATGAAAACGGGGCACTTTTTGAAGTTTATTTACCTAATGAAGGGACACCATTAGTATGCTCTGTGGAATAG
- a CDS encoding response regulator, protein MEESKKNVVIIDDENEILSMLERFLTRSGNYKVRTFNNPLTAISSLPKDTDIILLDIMMPQMSGIDALPKLLEKTPDAKVLMMTAYSTLDKVLNSHRHGATDYIMKPFPSLEALGKKIEEVLKK, encoded by the coding sequence ATGGAAGAATCAAAAAAAAATGTTGTAATCATTGATGATGAAAATGAGATATTATCGATGTTGGAGAGATTCTTAACACGCAGCGGAAACTATAAAGTAAGAACTTTCAATAATCCTCTTACTGCTATTTCTTCTCTTCCTAAAGATACGGATATCATACTACTTGATATTATGATGCCACAGATGAGCGGTATAGATGCTCTTCCTAAACTTTTGGAAAAAACTCCGGATGCAAAAGTGCTGATGATGACTGCTTACTCTACACTGGATAAAGTACTCAATTCACACAGACATGGTGCAACTGACTATATCATGAAACCTTTTCCGTCATTAGAAGCTTTAGGGAAAAAGATTGAAGAGGTTTTAAAAAAATAA
- a CDS encoding CZB domain-containing protein produces the protein MEHLSDKIFTSLAKIDHVIYKHNVYALIFGEENTFKSVTHKECRLGKWYSEGIGKENFSKMPSYVKLDQPHAIVHQEANLLADECGGDKVVCSKEIIEQRINAIEDASKDVFKYLDELVEQRAKEMMHLATKELFN, from the coding sequence GTGGAACACTTAAGTGATAAAATCTTTACATCTCTGGCAAAAATCGATCACGTGATCTATAAACACAATGTATATGCCCTTATTTTTGGAGAGGAAAATACATTCAAATCGGTAACTCATAAAGAGTGTCGTCTTGGAAAATGGTATTCAGAGGGGATAGGAAAAGAGAACTTCTCAAAAATGCCTTCATATGTTAAACTTGACCAGCCTCATGCTATTGTCCATCAAGAGGCAAATTTACTTGCAGATGAGTGTGGCGGCGATAAGGTTGTATGTTCTAAAGAGATCATTGAACAGCGTATTAATGCCATTGAAGATGCTAGTAAAGATGTATTTAAATATTTAGATGAACTAGTTGAGCAGCGTGCAAAAGAGATGATGCACTTAGCAACAAAAGAATTATTTAATTAA
- a CDS encoding YbgA family protein, with protein sequence MKIAVSGCLLGDKVRFDGGHKKFDFIVDELSRFASFVSFCPEHIAFSSPRESIRMVEIDKQLHTISNKTGINLTKTLKEHSQKELDKIKNHKVDAIILKSKSPTCGLGSSKVYLQNGFANGKDDGVFAKMCKEEFQYFPIEEEGRLNDPWLRENFIMQVYAYRAFKDFKQDADMKALVKFHQEFKFLLSSKDDVLYRKLGRIVANEEKKSFEEVLSEYEINFKKTISLKSSIKKTRNVLEHMAGFVKKFLTREEKTLLHEQISDYANKIIPVITPILTLKLYATKYGVNYLLEQKFLEPYPKELALRSDIKSGK encoded by the coding sequence ATGAAGATAGCAGTTTCTGGGTGTCTACTCGGTGACAAAGTCCGTTTTGACGGTGGACACAAAAAGTTTGACTTTATAGTAGATGAATTAAGCAGATTTGCCTCTTTTGTTTCTTTTTGTCCTGAACATATTGCTTTTAGCAGTCCAAGAGAATCGATTCGTATGGTGGAGATAGACAAACAACTCCATACTATATCAAATAAAACAGGTATTAATTTGACAAAAACCTTGAAAGAGCATTCTCAAAAAGAGCTTGATAAGATTAAAAACCATAAGGTAGATGCGATCATACTAAAATCAAAATCTCCGACGTGCGGGCTTGGAAGCTCGAAAGTGTATCTTCAAAACGGTTTTGCAAACGGTAAAGATGATGGTGTTTTTGCAAAGATGTGTAAAGAGGAGTTTCAATATTTTCCGATTGAAGAGGAGGGAAGACTCAACGATCCCTGGTTAAGAGAAAACTTTATAATGCAGGTCTATGCTTATCGTGCCTTTAAAGATTTTAAACAAGATGCAGATATGAAGGCTCTTGTAAAGTTTCATCAAGAGTTTAAATTTTTGCTTTCATCTAAAGATGATGTTTTGTATAGAAAACTGGGACGTATTGTTGCCAATGAAGAGAAAAAAAGTTTTGAAGAGGTGTTGTCGGAGTATGAGATAAACTTTAAAAAAACGATCTCTTTAAAAAGTAGTATTAAAAAAACAAGAAATGTACTTGAACATATGGCGGGTTTTGTTAAAAAGTTTCTCACTCGAGAGGAGAAAACCCTTTTGCATGAGCAGATCAGTGATTATGCAAATAAGATTATTCCAGTGATCACTCCGATTTTAACGCTCAAGCTCTATGCAACAAAATATGGGGTAAACTATTTGTTAGAGCAAAAGTTTTTAGAACCATATCCAAAAGAGTTGGCACTGAGAAGTGACATAAAAAGCGGGAAATGA
- a CDS encoding cryptochrome/photolyase family protein has protein sequence MMKRILWFRRDLRVKDNKILSFDGEVLPIFIFDKNILQHLDKEDKRVSFIYFYVMKLKRDLQKLGLDLKIFYDTPQNVFERLLQEYDFDEVIASGDYDTYAKQRDREISHKLHFRYLNETYLFKPNEVLKKDGTPYLVFTPFFKEVLKQLPLKELSCTKIGDMKLLDAEYDKQVSLEEMGFVKKDVAILSPYEKLEKLKQKLPLYKTERDFMMRDATSHLSVDLRFGTVGVREIFRELCNMKESLEFIRELVFREFYGYLLFHFPSLETHNFKYTFNGVYDQEKYEKFIKAKTGVPIVDAGLRELLETGYMHNRVRMIVASFFTKDLLLPWQFGEAFFAKHLLDYDKASNVLSWQWSAGTGVDPQPYFRVFNPYLQSKKFDKEGLYIKKYMPELKELPSKYLHDEAYLLSKDIPNYPKPMVVHKEAVKKAVESFKN, from the coding sequence ATGATGAAGCGTATACTTTGGTTTAGAAGGGATCTCCGCGTAAAGGACAATAAAATATTGTCATTTGACGGGGAAGTGCTTCCTATATTTATCTTTGATAAAAACATTCTTCAGCATTTAGATAAAGAGGATAAGAGAGTTTCATTTATCTATTTTTATGTAATGAAGTTAAAACGCGATCTGCAAAAGCTAGGACTGGATCTAAAAATTTTTTACGATACACCTCAAAATGTTTTTGAGAGGTTGTTGCAAGAGTACGATTTTGACGAAGTTATCGCTTCTGGTGATTATGATACCTATGCAAAACAAAGAGATAGAGAGATATCCCATAAGCTCCATTTTCGTTATCTAAACGAGACCTATCTGTTCAAACCAAACGAGGTGCTTAAAAAAGACGGCACTCCATACTTGGTTTTTACACCGTTTTTTAAAGAGGTGCTAAAACAGCTCCCTTTGAAAGAACTCTCCTGTACAAAGATTGGAGATATGAAACTGCTTGATGCAGAATATGATAAGCAGGTATCGCTAGAAGAGATGGGGTTTGTAAAAAAGGATGTTGCAATCCTCTCCCCCTATGAAAAACTGGAAAAACTGAAACAGAAGCTGCCTTTATATAAAACAGAACGTGATTTTATGATGCGTGATGCCACTTCACACTTGAGCGTCGATCTCCGTTTCGGAACTGTCGGGGTACGGGAGATATTTAGAGAGTTATGCAATATGAAAGAGAGTTTAGAGTTTATTAGGGAACTTGTTTTTAGAGAGTTTTACGGATATCTGTTATTTCATTTTCCATCACTCGAAACACACAATTTCAAGTATACTTTTAACGGTGTGTATGATCAAGAAAAATATGAAAAGTTTATCAAGGCAAAAACGGGTGTACCGATTGTAGATGCAGGGCTTAGGGAACTTTTGGAAACCGGATATATGCACAATCGAGTACGGATGATTGTAGCTTCGTTTTTTACAAAAGATCTGCTTTTGCCTTGGCAGTTTGGGGAGGCTTTTTTTGCAAAGCACCTTCTTGATTATGATAAGGCAAGTAATGTGTTGTCGTGGCAGTGGAGTGCAGGGACGGGTGTTGACCCGCAACCCTATTTTAGAGTTTTCAATCCTTACCTTCAAAGTAAAAAGTTTGATAAAGAGGGGCTATACATAAAAAAATATATGCCGGAGTTAAAAGAGCTGCCCTCAAAATATCTTCACGATGAAGCGTATCTTTTAAGTAAAGATATCCCAAACTATCCTAAACCGATGGTAGTTCACAAAGAGGCTGTTAAAAAGGCGGTAGAGTCATTTAAAAATTAA
- a CDS encoding TIGR01777 family oxidoreductase yields MKVAITGASGFIGSHLQKTFKENVHIHRDDTKEQILEKLQGVDVVINLAGAPIIKRWNSEYKKVLINSRVETTKTLVSAINESDVRYFISTSAIGAYPDGGVYDESYKEYADDFLGALTKLWEQSALACNKPTAIVRFGIVIGEDGGALKQMLTPFKLGIAGVVGDGTTVMSWIDIDDLVGVYEYLCEKKLTGTFNLTAPHPVSNYEYTKALGAVLHRPTLIPLPEFVLKILYGEAATVFTGSKEIYPKALLENGYEFKYPTIESSLQHHLG; encoded by the coding sequence ATGAAAGTAGCAATCACCGGAGCAAGTGGATTTATAGGTTCACATTTGCAAAAAACTTTTAAAGAGAATGTACATATTCATAGAGATGACACTAAAGAGCAGATCTTAGAGAAGCTTCAAGGGGTAGATGTTGTTATAAATCTCGCAGGTGCCCCCATCATTAAAAGGTGGAATTCTGAGTATAAAAAAGTGCTTATAAACAGCAGGGTGGAGACCACTAAAACTTTGGTAAGTGCGATCAACGAGAGTGATGTGCGTTACTTTATATCTACATCGGCGATCGGTGCATATCCGGACGGGGGTGTATATGATGAAAGTTATAAAGAATATGCAGATGACTTTTTAGGCGCTCTAACAAAGTTATGGGAGCAGAGCGCTTTGGCGTGTAACAAACCAACAGCTATAGTGCGTTTTGGAATCGTAATCGGAGAAGACGGGGGAGCGTTAAAGCAGATGCTGACTCCTTTTAAACTCGGCATTGCTGGAGTGGTAGGTGACGGTACGACGGTGATGAGCTGGATTGACATAGACGATCTGGTAGGTGTATATGAGTATCTTTGCGAGAAAAAACTTACAGGTACTTTCAATCTTACCGCTCCCCATCCAGTTTCAAATTATGAGTATACAAAAGCACTTGGTGCCGTATTACACAGACCTACGCTCATTCCTCTGCCTGAGTTTGTACTGAAAATACTTTATGGCGAGGCTGCAACTGTCTTTACCGGCTCTAAAGAGATATACCCTAAAGCTTTATTGGAAAATGGATATGAGTTTAAATACCCGACTATAGAGTCGAGCCTGCAGCATCATTTAGGATAA
- the hemH gene encoding ferrochelatase: MKNAILLLNMGGPNNLDEVEVFLNNMFNDKRIISAPKPIRYLIAKLITFKRKGEARENYKALGGKSPIVKYTHKLISDLHNSIKDASIHMVMRYTPPFAKDVLQELKGVENIYAIPLYPHFSSTTTLSSYDDLEAELKRNKIKVNLKKVDAYYNDPYYNNAIVERIQESLNGEDPTEYELVFSAHGLPKKIIEKGDSYQEHIKRNVYHARKALVANDIHFYKTHLAYQSRLGPMEWIKPYLDEKLKTLQKKKVIIYPIAFTIDNSETEFELDVEYKEIADELGFDEYRVAKAPNNHPEFVKCITNIYENLKEK, encoded by the coding sequence ATGAAAAATGCAATCTTACTTTTAAATATGGGTGGTCCAAATAACCTTGATGAGGTTGAAGTTTTTTTAAATAATATGTTTAATGACAAAAGGATTATTTCCGCTCCTAAACCTATCCGTTATCTTATTGCAAAGCTTATCACTTTTAAAAGAAAGGGTGAAGCAAGAGAGAACTACAAAGCTTTAGGTGGAAAGTCACCTATTGTTAAATATACACATAAACTTATCTCTGACTTGCATAACAGTATAAAGGATGCTTCGATCCATATGGTGATGCGTTATACTCCACCCTTTGCAAAAGATGTTTTACAAGAGTTAAAAGGTGTAGAGAATATCTATGCAATTCCATTGTACCCACACTTTTCATCCACTACGACCTTATCGAGTTACGATGATTTAGAGGCAGAACTTAAAAGAAACAAGATAAAGGTCAATCTTAAAAAAGTAGATGCTTATTATAACGATCCATACTATAACAATGCTATTGTTGAGAGGATTCAAGAATCACTAAACGGGGAGGACCCTACAGAATATGAATTGGTATTCTCGGCTCATGGACTTCCTAAGAAAATTATTGAAAAAGGGGATAGTTACCAAGAGCATATAAAACGCAATGTGTATCATGCAAGAAAAGCTTTAGTGGCTAATGATATACATTTTTATAAAACACACTTGGCGTATCAATCAAGGCTGGGACCTATGGAATGGATTAAACCTTATCTTGATGAGAAGTTAAAAACATTGCAAAAGAAAAAGGTGATTATCTATCCTATTGCATTTACAATTGACAACTCCGAAACAGAGTTTGAACTTGATGTTGAGTATAAAGAGATTGCAGATGAACTTGGATTTGATGAGTATAGAGTTGCTAAAGCACCAAATAATCATCCTGAGTTTGTGAAGTGTATTACCAATATTTACGAGAATTTAAAAGAGAAGTGA
- a CDS encoding phytoene desaturase family protein — protein sequence MFDFAVVGSGAGGSSIASLLSKKGYRVALFEKDTNLGGCSSSFKHKGYWYNTGATTLAGYEDGHVVKEVFDEIGLDPNLKESELSMEVIHKGKITKRYRELSKFVRELQKNYPSQKHEQFWNLVYRINQEFYQLKGYYYSNKNIIAKLFSLFSFLPFVIKFRKYLFISGEDFIKRCYGEVEQEYKEFLEAQVLIVAQAKLKEISFFTAAVALAYTFNKNHHVAGGFKKLFEDLTKNVESVFKNTQVLNIDKIGNYFELETAQEKFYAKKVILNSTVYQSDQLFSKKRYKEEFERYKKLDNHQGTFVVYITLKTDKKFDYHYQIIKEKCFTHAISNSVFISFSDDFKDGYVSITASTHTNYRIWYDQYQSKKEKLQGEIAQEIIQTFKLSKDEVVDLFSATPLTFKRYINREQVGGNPITMKNFLVKLPANDTHIEGLYQVGDTTFAAQGWPGVMMGVKNLARLLDV from the coding sequence ATGTTTGATTTTGCCGTAGTGGGATCGGGTGCAGGTGGAAGTTCCATAGCTTCACTTTTAAGTAAGAAAGGGTACAGAGTTGCTCTTTTTGAAAAAGATACTAACCTTGGAGGGTGCAGTTCCTCTTTTAAACACAAGGGGTATTGGTATAACACGGGAGCGACAACCTTGGCAGGGTATGAGGATGGGCATGTTGTAAAAGAGGTGTTTGACGAGATAGGTTTAGATCCAAATCTCAAAGAGTCTGAACTTTCGATGGAGGTGATCCACAAAGGGAAAATTACAAAGCGCTACAGGGAGCTTTCAAAGTTTGTAAGAGAGCTTCAAAAAAACTATCCGTCCCAAAAGCATGAGCAGTTTTGGAATCTAGTGTATAGGATCAATCAAGAGTTCTATCAACTCAAAGGGTACTACTACTCCAACAAAAACATTATTGCAAAACTGTTCTCTTTGTTCTCGTTTCTTCCATTTGTTATAAAGTTTAGAAAATATCTCTTTATCAGCGGGGAGGATTTTATAAAACGGTGTTATGGAGAAGTTGAGCAGGAGTATAAAGAATTTTTAGAAGCACAGGTACTTATTGTTGCGCAGGCGAAGTTGAAAGAGATCAGTTTTTTTACCGCTGCAGTTGCTTTGGCATATACGTTTAACAAGAACCATCATGTAGCAGGAGGGTTTAAAAAGCTTTTTGAAGATTTAACTAAAAATGTAGAGTCTGTTTTTAAAAATACTCAAGTGCTCAATATAGATAAAATTGGAAACTATTTTGAGCTTGAAACTGCTCAAGAAAAATTTTATGCTAAAAAAGTGATCCTAAACTCAACAGTGTATCAAAGCGATCAACTCTTTAGCAAGAAAAGATATAAAGAGGAGTTTGAACGCTATAAAAAACTAGACAATCATCAAGGGACATTTGTTGTTTATATCACACTCAAAACAGATAAAAAGTTTGACTACCATTATCAGATAATAAAAGAGAAATGTTTTACCCATGCTATTTCAAACTCTGTATTTATCTCATTTAGTGATGACTTTAAAGATGGATATGTTAGCATAACAGCATCTACACATACAAATTATCGTATATGGTATGATCAGTATCAAAGTAAAAAAGAGAAGTTGCAAGGGGAGATAGCACAAGAGATTATACAGACTTTTAAACTCAGTAAAGATGAGGTGGTTGATCTCTTTAGTGCTACACCGCTTACTTTTAAACGATATATAAACAGAGAACAGGTTGGGGGTAATCCTATAACTATGAAAAACTTTTTAGTAAAACTTCCGGCGAATGACACACATATAGAGGGATTATATCAGGTGGGTGATACTACATTTGCAGCACAAGGGTGGCCCGGTGTTATGATGGGGGTTAAAAATCTGGCAAGGCTTTTAGATGTATAA
- a CDS encoding sensor histidine kinase, with amino-acid sequence MYKLKIKPKDWLLILVMGVVFSSLLSMLGYTLLDQSYIGGILFGGILGFCITLYSLVLITFMNTKVLPSLKSSYWNIVAAIFSFLSGFFGFLSGVFLAKVLGVELLAIVMQKFFSVSVIVGILTYIMGVIIYSFVNIRNQKEQRDYEYMQSRLRSLERQLNPHFMFNALNSIAELIHQDKDKAEEAILKISSFLRNSMDEKALISLEDELKNVKSYLELENIRFSNQLFLNIENEIPSWSVPKFSLQLLVENAIKHGYDRQDLHIFISFNIQRKKIVVSNDGIKISQSSFGVGLNNLKQRLELLCKGDIVISDPAKNQFEIYIGQCDENINS; translated from the coding sequence ATGTATAAACTTAAAATAAAGCCTAAAGACTGGCTTTTGATCCTTGTGATGGGTGTAGTGTTTTCATCACTGCTTTCAATGCTTGGATATACCCTGCTTGATCAAAGTTACATCGGCGGTATTTTATTTGGAGGGATACTCGGGTTTTGTATAACTTTATATTCATTGGTGCTGATAACTTTTATGAACACGAAAGTATTACCTTCTTTGAAAAGCAGTTATTGGAATATAGTAGCGGCAATCTTCTCTTTTTTGAGCGGTTTTTTTGGTTTTTTAAGCGGAGTGTTTCTTGCTAAGGTTTTAGGAGTAGAACTTTTGGCAATAGTTATGCAGAAGTTTTTTTCAGTATCAGTGATCGTTGGAATATTAACATATATAATGGGAGTGATAATCTACAGTTTTGTTAACATCAGAAATCAAAAAGAACAAAGAGATTATGAGTATATGCAAAGCCGCCTTAGATCGCTTGAGAGACAACTCAATCCCCATTTTATGTTTAATGCTTTAAACTCTATAGCAGAGCTTATCCATCAGGATAAAGATAAAGCAGAGGAAGCAATCTTAAAGATCTCCTCATTTTTGAGAAACAGTATGGATGAAAAAGCGCTTATCTCGTTAGAAGATGAACTCAAAAATGTGAAGAGTTATCTTGAACTTGAAAATATACGTTTTTCAAACCAGCTGTTTTTAAATATAGAAAACGAAATCCCTTCGTGGAGTGTTCCAAAGTTTTCTCTGCAACTGCTTGTAGAGAATGCGATCAAACATGGATACGATAGACAAGATTTACATATCTTTATCTCTTTTAATATTCAAAGAAAAAAGATAGTGGTCTCAAATGATGGGATTAAAATATCTCAAAGTAGTTTTGGAGTGGGGCTTAATAATCTAAAACAGAGATTGGAGCTGTTATGCAAAGGGGATATTGTTATCTCAGACCCTGCAAAAAACCAGTTTGAAATATATATAGGACAATGTGATGAAAATATTAATAGTTGA
- a CDS encoding LytR/AlgR family response regulator transcription factor, with protein sequence MKILIVDDEELARKRLLRMLNTLGYEDISDVDNAEDALKLCSEVAFDLVFLDINMPKTNGLELGYELKYMNQNIAIIYQSAYDEHALKAYDIGAVGYLVKPFSIEQLKSNIERVKSLATTERTVFMSKTGENYLLLKPEEIYYIKADLSEVTIRSASGFSYLGEKISDIQKKLAGYNFFRIHRSYLINVDEIKNITTIEQSKLRFSFKHCNDEIESSKDGAKAFREAFNS encoded by the coding sequence ATGAAAATATTAATAGTTGACGATGAAGAGTTGGCACGTAAACGTTTACTTCGTATGTTAAATACTCTGGGGTATGAAGATATAAGTGATGTAGATAATGCAGAAGATGCCCTCAAGCTTTGTAGCGAAGTGGCTTTTGACTTAGTTTTTTTAGATATAAATATGCCAAAAACAAATGGTTTGGAACTTGGATATGAACTCAAATACATGAATCAAAACATTGCTATCATTTATCAAAGTGCCTATGATGAGCATGCGTTAAAAGCTTACGATATAGGAGCGGTAGGTTACCTTGTCAAACCTTTTAGTATTGAGCAGCTGAAGTCAAATATAGAACGCGTAAAAAGTTTAGCTACAACAGAGCGTACAGTGTTTATGAGTAAAACAGGGGAGAACTATCTTTTGCTAAAGCCTGAAGAGATTTACTATATTAAAGCGGACCTTTCCGAGGTGACTATCCGATCGGCAAGCGGATTTTCTTATCTTGGTGAAAAGATCTCAGATATTCAGAAAAAACTTGCAGGGTATAATTTTTTCCGTATACACCGCTCTTACCTGATAAACGTAGATGAGATTAAAAACATCACAACGATAGAACAAAGCAAATTACGTTTTTCGTTCAAACATTGTAATGATGAGATAGAATCAAGTAAAGATGGAGCAAAAGCGTTTCGTGAGGCTTTTAACTCCTAG
- a CDS encoding ATP-binding protein: MEILLEEFYKIDLHLDKYHDRKVQIDERSYQINGITKSGKTQLVKSYLLSHKKSSYLYIDCDDIRIDVEVLNSSLNKFCQDNRIDILVFDNYKEEFNFPNVSQLLITSEKKLPIPELDALSLYPLDYEEFLAYEHKYDSSALNHFFQLGGLAVMHKIYSDERNIYLQKVFQNALDDIEFDILVLCAKFNSQKLSAFTIYERLKAKRKISKDKLYKSFESLVEKQYIHLLEKFNHTRATKKVYLCDTSLKSALSLEKNFGRLFENMVYLELLKQDKELFYDDDLEFYLPQDDEIILCKPFADERKVFKKLESLEAFIFTYSIRKITVVTMNKEGSLSHPLSKVNIVPFDVWAIGD, encoded by the coding sequence ATGGAAATTTTACTTGAAGAGTTTTATAAAATTGATTTGCACCTTGATAAATATCATGACAGGAAGGTACAGATCGATGAAAGATCGTATCAAATTAACGGGATTACAAAGAGTGGAAAAACACAACTTGTAAAGTCTTATCTACTCTCTCATAAAAAAAGCAGCTATCTTTATATAGACTGTGATGATATCAGAATAGATGTAGAGGTACTCAATAGTTCACTCAATAAATTTTGTCAGGATAACAGGATAGACATTCTTGTTTTTGATAACTATAAAGAGGAGTTCAATTTTCCAAATGTTTCCCAGCTTCTTATAACATCAGAAAAAAAACTTCCTATTCCCGAGTTAGATGCATTAAGTCTGTATCCTTTAGATTATGAAGAGTTTCTAGCATATGAACATAAATACGACTCATCAGCACTAAATCACTTCTTCCAACTCGGAGGACTTGCCGTGATGCATAAAATATACAGTGATGAGAGAAATATCTACCTGCAAAAAGTTTTTCAAAATGCTTTAGATGATATTGAGTTTGACATTCTCGTACTGTGTGCCAAGTTTAATTCACAAAAGCTCTCTGCTTTTACGATCTATGAAAGGTTAAAAGCAAAAAGAAAAATCTCAAAAGACAAACTTTATAAATCGTTTGAAAGTCTGGTAGAAAAACAATATATCCATCTTCTGGAGAAGTTTAACCATACGAGAGCGACAAAAAAAGTCTATCTCTGCGACACATCTTTAAAATCAGCCCTTAGCTTGGAGAAAAACTTCGGGCGTTTATTTGAGAACATGGTTTATCTTGAACTGCTCAAACAGGATAAAGAGCTCTTTTACGATGATGATCTGGAATTTTATCTTCCCCAAGACGATGAGATTATTTTGTGTAAACCCTTCGCGGACGAGAGAAAGGTATTTAAAAAGCTAGAGAGTTTAGAGGCGTTTATCTTTACCTATTCCATTAGAAAGATAACGGTAGTTACAATGAATAAAGAGGGCTCTCTCTCCCATCCCCTTTCTAAAGTAAACATTGTCCCTTTTGATGTATGGGCGATTGGCGACTAG